A stretch of the Salvelinus sp. IW2-2015 unplaced genomic scaffold, ASM291031v2 Un_scaffold761, whole genome shotgun sequence genome encodes the following:
- the LOC112068824 gene encoding LOW QUALITY PROTEIN: galectin-related protein A-like (The sequence of the model RefSeq protein was modified relative to this genomic sequence to represent the inferred CDS: deleted 1 base in 1 codon) — protein sequence MVLCSQSVPFSGRIRGGMRPGKKIIVMGIVNPEPDGFDISLACGCGTVDEAPPTDVALELCAKFEDLQFLRKACVSGTWGDAEKLIPYFPFIEDQPFRIEIHCELLRFRVFVDGHQLFDFYHXVQSLLDIDTLRINGSLTITKLG from the exons ATGGTACTTTGTTCTCAGTCAGTTCCATTCAGTGGTCGTATCAGAGGTGGCATGAGGCCTGGAAAGAAGATCATTGTGATGGGGATAGTGAATCCTGAGCCTGACGG CTTTGACATCAGTTTGGCCTGTGGGTGTGGCACAGTGGATGAGGCTCCTCCCACTGACGTGGCATTGGAGCTCTGTGCCAAGTTCGAGGACCTCCAGTTCCTACGCAAGGCCTGTGTTTCGGGAACCTGGGGCGACGCTGAGAAGCTCATC CCCTACTTCCCCTTCATCGAGGACCAACCTTTCCG GATCGAGATCCATTGTGAACTACTGCGTTTCCGTGTATTTGTGGATGGACACCAGCTCTTTGATTTTTACCACYGGGTGCAATCCTTACTGGACATTGACACATTAAGGATTAATGGTAGTCTGACCATTACCAAACTCGGATAG